The proteins below come from a single Eptesicus fuscus isolate TK198812 chromosome 5, DD_ASM_mEF_20220401, whole genome shotgun sequence genomic window:
- the LOC103302767 gene encoding olfactory receptor 10G2-like, protein MENIENTSLDTVVTDFILLGLPHPQNLRILLFLVFFIIYILTQLGNLLILLTVWADPKLHARPMYILLGVLSFLDMWLSSVIVPRIILNFTPSSKAIPFGGCVAQLYFFHFLGSTQCFLYTLMAYDRFLAICRPLRYPMLMNSKLCAILVAGAWVAGSIHGSIQATLTFRLPYCGPNQVDYFFCDIPAVLRLACADTTVNELVTFVDIGVVAASCFMLILLSYANIVHAILKIRTADGRRRAFSTCGSHLTVVTVYYVPCIFIYLRPGSKSPLDGAVAVFYTVVTPLLNPLIYTLRNQEVKSALKRLKAGRGAGSENK, encoded by the coding sequence ATGGAAAACATTGAAAACACATCCCTGGACACTGTGGTGACAGATTTCATTCTCCTGGGCTTACCTCACCCCCAAAATCTAAGGATCCTCCTCTTCCTGGTCTTCTTCATCATTTACATCCTCACTCAGCTGGGCAACCTGCTCATTCTGCTCACCGTGTGGGCTGACCCAAAGCTCCATGCTCGCCCCATGTACATCCTCCTGGGTGTGCTCTCATTCCTGGACATGTGGCTCTCCTCAGTCATTGTTCCTCGAATTATTCTAAATTTCACTCCCTCCAGCAAGGCCATCCCATTTGGTggttgtgtggctcagttgtatttctttcatttcctgggCAGCACCCAGTGCTTCCTCTACACCTTGATGGCCTACGACAGGTTCCTGGCAATATGCCGGCCTCTGCGCTACCCCATGCTCATGAATAGTAAGTTATGCGCCATCCTTGTGGCTGGAGCTTGGGTGGCTGGCTCCATCCATGGATCTATCCAAGCCACCTTGACTTTCCGCCTGCCCTACTGTGGGCCCAACCAGGTGGATTATTTTTTCTGTGACATCCCTGCAGTATTGAGACTGGCCTGTGCCGACACAACTGTCAATGAGCTTGTGACCTTTGTGGACATTGGGGTAGTGGCTGCCAGTTGCTTCATGTTGATTCTGCTCTCCTATGCCAACATAGTCCATGCCATCCTGAAGATACGCACTGCTGATGGGCGACGGCGGGCCTTCTCCACCTGTGGCTCCCATCTAACCGTGGTCACAGTCTACTACGTCCCCTGTATTTTCATCTACCTCAGGCCAGGCTCCAAGAGTCCCCTGGATGGAGCAGTGGCTGTGTTTTACACTGTTGTCACTCCATTACTGAACCCCCTCATCTATACACTGAGGAACCAGGAAGTGAAGTCTGCTCTGAAGAGACTAAAAGCAGGTCGAGGGGCTGGAAGTGAAAATAAGTAG